From the Melioribacteraceae bacterium 4301-Me genome, the window TGGACTTTCACCGAACAGGGAGGAACAATCGGAATCTTGGTTGATAAAGATGCATTAATTGTAGTTGATGCTCAGTTCCCAAATACAGCAAAAGATATGTTAACAGAGGTAAAGAAAAAAGTCGATAGAAAAATTGATATTCTTTTTAATACTCATCATCATGCAGATCACACAAAAGGTAATCTTTATTTAAAAGATTATGCAGAGAAGATAGTTGCTCATGAAAATTGTGTGAGACTTCAAAAAACATCGTACGGTAATGATGAAAAAAATCCCCAAGTGTATGCCGATATAACATTTTCAAAAAATTGGTCTGCAAATGTGGGCAAAGAACAAGTTTTTGCTTACCGTTACGGAAATGCACATACTGGAGGGGATGCTGTGTTTCATTTTGTTAATTCAAATGTTGTGCATGTGGGTGATTTAGTTTTTAACGGCGTTTACCCGTGGATTGGTGGGTTGAAAGATGAATCTTCTCTACTTACTTGGGCAAAATATTTGGAAGATATTGCAGACAAATTTTCAGAAGATACAATTTATATTTTTGGACACGGCACGGCTGTTACCGGCAATAAAAAGGATCTTTACGTTATGAGAGATTATATTGTTTCTTTACACGACTTTACTTCAAAGCAAATTAAAGCAGGCAAATCACTTGACGAAATATTAAAATCGGAAACTTTCCCTGGAGCAGAAAACAGAAAAGCTATGTGGAAAGATGCACTAAAAGCTAATCTTAATGCTGCTTACGAAATAATAACTAACGAAGGTTGAAAGTTCTTTTACTCGAAAAGTTCAATTTAAAATAGAATGAAAGTCATAGTGGAACACAAAAGAATAAATTGAACTTGGTTTTGGAATTGGTTTGCTGAATAAATTTGGAAACTTAGTGAGTA encodes:
- a CDS encoding MBL fold metallo-hydrolase, which produces MKISRRAFIKATSILGGGILLNGNKLLTAKAEEAWKLTNIRDNIWTFTEQGGTIGILVDKDALIVVDAQFPNTAKDMLTEVKKKVDRKIDILFNTHHHADHTKGNLYLKDYAEKIVAHENCVRLQKTSYGNDEKNPQVYADITFSKNWSANVGKEQVFAYRYGNAHTGGDAVFHFVNSNVVHVGDLVFNGVYPWIGGLKDESSLLTWAKYLEDIADKFSEDTIYIFGHGTAVTGNKKDLYVMRDYIVSLHDFTSKQIKAGKSLDEILKSETFPGAENRKAMWKDALKANLNAAYEIITNEG